GAGAATAAGAACTGAAAGAGATGGTCATAATTAAAAAAGATAAAGTAGGGGGTATTACTATGAATATAAAAATCAGTATATTAATTTTTGTATTATTATCTTTTTTAAATATGGGTGCTATTTCTAATGAAAGAAGCAACACTAAAAATTCATTTAGTGTTTTAGAAACAAATATAACAAATATAAGTGAATTTCAAGAAAATGGTGCAAAGCTTCAATATAAAACAAAAAATAATATTGAAAAAGAAAGCGCTAGGATAAAAGAAAATTTGAATAATAATATAAAAGGAAGCCACAGAGAAATCAATAAAAGTCAATTTGAAATATTTAATAATAATTTTTATACTAATATAAAAATGTGGTATGAAGATAAATATACTTATGTCGAAATCACATTAATAAATAAAAATGCGAAATACACAACAGTAGATATAAAGAATATACTACGAAAATTAGAAAATCAAGAATCAGAAAATACAAAATACTTTTTTTATTATGAAGGCAAAGAAAAAGAGCTAGATAATAATTATTCTATAGATAAATTAATAAATGAAAACAATATACAAAAAACAAATTTATTAAAAATAAACAATGGTTATACAGGAACAGGATATTTAAGTAATGGAGAAAGAATTAATTTTGCACTTACTAGGTATAATACTGGTTCGCATATAATAATTGGTACGCCAATAATATTTGCAACATACTAAAGCATCTTCAAAAAAAATCTAACAGTAATAGATTATTTTATATTATACTCTTGAGTAAATTTTGCTAATAGTTTGTTAGAAGTAAAATTCATTTACCTGTCTGATATAAAATAAGTATTACATATTTGGATGGTTATTTTTCAGATGCCTAACAATTCAATATGGAGGATAATATGGAGAAAATAATAGTTAAGGGTGTAAAAGAACTTAAAGGTGAAGTTGATATAAGCTGTGCAAAAAATTCAATTTTACCTATAATCGCAGCAACTATATTGTGTCCAGAACCTATAGTTATAGATAATGCACCTAGATTGGAAGATGTTGAGGTTATATGTAAGTTATTAAGTGAATTAAACTGTGATGTTGATATTTCAAAATTAAATAATAAATTGACTATAGATACAAAAAATATAGTAGAAATGGATGCGAACGCAGAACTTATGCGAAAAATGAGAGCATCATTTTTAATTATGGGACCTATGCTTGCTCGATTTGGTTATTGTAAATTATCATTGCCAGGTGGATGTAACATAGGTAGTAGGCCAATAGATTTACATCTTAAAGGATTTAAGTTACTTGGAGCCGACGTTATAATGGGTCATGGTTTTGTAGAAGTAAAAGCAAAAAAGATGATTGGAAGTAGAATATACTTAGACTTTCCTTCAGTTGGTGCAACAGAAAATATTATGATGGCATCAGTTTTTGCTGAGGGTACAACAATAATAGAAAATGCAGCTGAAGAACCAGAAATTTGGGATTTAGCACGATTTTTAAATAAGATGGGTGCTAAGATACATGGAGCAGGACTTGGGAAAATAACAATAGATGGAGTAAAGAACTTAAAAGGAATAAACTATACTCCTATATACGATAGGATAGAGGCTGGAACATTTATGATAGCAGCAGCAATTACAAATAGTAAAATAAAGATTAATGGAGTAAATGAAGAACATTTAAGACCTATAATAGAAAAATTAAAAGAATGTGGAATTATTTTCAGTGATTATAAGAATGATTCTGTAATTGTAGATGGAAGAAAGTCTAAAAAACCATTAGATATAAAGACACTCCCATATCCAGGATTTCCAACTGATATGCAAGCTCAAATGATGAGCTTATTATCTGTAATAGAGGGAGTTAGTGTTATTACAGAAACAGTTTTTGAAAATAGATTTATGCATGTTGCTGAACTAAATAGAATGGGTGCTAATATAAAAATTGATGGTAGAACTGCTATAATTGAAGGTGTATCAAAGCTTACAGGATGCGAAGTTAAGGCAACAGACTTAAGAGCTGGAGCAGCAATGATACTAAGCGGATTGGTAGCAGAAGGTGAAACTGAAATAAGTGACATTTATCATATTGATAGAGGCTATGTTAATATTGAAGATAAATTTAGAAATCTAGGAGCAGAAATTTATAGAGTAAATAGGTAGAATATAAAATGATATTAATCTAAACTAATCAGCTTAGATTAAATTTACCAAATTTATTTAGGCATATATTTTAAGTTAATGTATAATTAGGAAATAAGATTACAAAAAAGTTTAAAGCCAAAACAATAGGAAATACAGCTCATTACATTTGCCAGTGTGATGAGCTGATCTTATTTGTTGGCGGTGTGTTATGCATTGAAATTCTATTTCTAAGCATAATAAAACTTTAATATGTGGTTTTTGAGTTAACATAATTATCATAATAATAAAACTAAAACATATACTTTATAGTGCATGTTTTAGGAGGCGAAAATGAAAATAATTAATATAAAAACTACAAATATAAAAATTAATAGTAGTATAAAAATAATTATTATTATGACTTTAATTATTTTTACTATATTAATAACATTACCATTGATTTTTTTAACAGTAAGTAAAGAAAGTGTTGATATATTTAAGCTGAATAATGAAAATATAGTTAAGAGTTCAGAAATTGTATTTCCAGTTAATGGTAGAGTTAAGCTTTATCATAAAGAAGAAGATAGTGTAGAGGAACTAGATTTAGAAGAATATATTATGGGAGTGGTAGCAAGTGAAGTTCCAGCAAACTTTAATGAAGAAGCTTTAAAAGCTCAAGCAATAGCTGCAAGGACATTTTATATGAATAAAAGGAATAATCCGGATAAGGATGCAAAAAATAAAGGTGCTGAAATTTGTGATACTACTGATTGTCAAGTATATATGAGTAAGGATGAGAGAATAGCTAAATGGAGTAGTAGTCAAGCAGGAAGTAATTGGAATAAAATACAAAAGGCGGTTTTAGATACAAAAGGTCAAGTTCTTACTTACGAAGATTCATTATTAGAATATCCACAATTTTTTGCGACTAGCTCAGGTAGAACTGAAGATGCAAAGGATGTATTCTCAATGGATGTACCATACTTAAAATCAGAAGAAAGTAAAGGTGAGGAAATTGCACCTAAATATAAAACAACTGTAGAAATTCCTATAAATGAATTTGTAGATAAGATTAATGCGAAATATAAAAATGCCAATATAAAGAAAAGTAATATAGAATCATTAATTAAAATTGAAGGTTATACTGAATCTGGAAGTGTAAAAGAAATTAAAGTAGGAAATGAGAGTATAAGAGGAACAGAATTTAGAACATTATTCAATTTAAATTCAACAAATTTTAAATTAGATTTTGAGAAAGACATAATAAAGATAAATTGTAAGGGATATGGTCATGGTGTTGGAATGAGCCAATGGGGAGCAAATGTAATGGCTAAAAATGGGTCAACATATGAAGAAATTCTTAAGCATTACTATAGTGGGGTTGAAATTCAAGAAATAAAATATACACATTAATAAAAGCGCGAAGCGCAACCAAGAACATTTCACCTTAAAAAAAGTGCGTCAGCACAACCACGATCATATCACCTTAGAAAAAAGCGCGAAGCGCAACCACGATCATATCACCTTAGAAAAGGTGCGTCAGCACAACCACAATCATTTCACCTTAAAAAAGGTGAGAATGCAACCATGAACTTTTAACATAAAGAAAATGAGTAATTTTAATATCAATTGTAAATAATCAATCAATAGGGGAAGTAAATAGAGGCAATACCTGTTTTTAGATAACTAAAAATAGATATTGCTTCTATTTCTTTGTTTAGAAAATTTAAAAGAGGAGATACTTTAAATTAATAATATTTAAATAAAAATTATTAATTTAGATTAAAAAAAATATGCAATAAAAAAATTATATTTATGTATTAATTTTCATAAAAGGGGAATTATAACAATAGGAGGTGTTCATATTGGACAAAAAGTTAAAAGAAAAATTCGGAAATTTAGTTAGGAAGGAGGGATTTTATATCGCTTTATTCCTTTGTCTTTGCATAATAGTTACTGTTGGAACTGTTTCTTATAAAATGATTAGCAATAAAAACGAAGTTAATAAGGCAGAAGATATAAATAAAGACTTAGCATTGAATTCTAACAATGAAGAAAAAACAATTAATGAGATTCCCAATGCTGAGAGGGTAGAAAATGTTCCAGACACTAGTAAAAATAATATTGATAAAGCAAAGACAGAACAATCTACTACAGTATCTACAACTAATATAGTGAAATTTTCAAATCCTATAGATGGTGTTGAAAGTAGAAATTATACTTACCCTACACCCGTAAAGATGGAAGAGGGTATTTTTAGAACTATTAGAGGTGTAAATTTAGAAACCAAAATAGGAACTGAAGTTAAGGCAGCAGCAGAAGGCGTAGTAGAAGTTGTAGAAAATTCAGGTGTTGAAGAAGGCGTAGTTGTAGAAATTAAACACGCTAATGGATTAAAAACAAGATATGGAAATCTTGATGAAAACGTACTAGTAAAAAAAGGCGATAAGGTTAAAGTAAATCAAGTTATTGCAAAAGTTGGAGAAACTGCAAAGGTATTTAGCAAAGAAGTATTTGGAGAATTTCTAAATTTACAAGTAATTGATGCTAAAGGAGAACAAGTTAATCCTGAAAAGTATTTTACATTAAAGTCTAAATAAAACATTAGGCATATTCAAAAAAGATAACAAGTCAATCAGCATGTTAGTTTATTTTGTATCATACTGCATCAGTATGTTTGCCTAATATTCAACCATGAGGGAAACATACTTTCACTCAGTTGATACAAAATATACTTTATATATTTGGCTTGTTATTTTCTTTCATATATCTTATGAAAAATAAAAATTAATCATTTATTTAATTTGAATGGATGATTAATGAAAAACAACTAAATTTATGATGTAAAAATTAATAAAAGATAAAGTCAAGGAAGTGGTATTTTGAAAGATTATATTGAAGAAAGGGTATTAGATGTTGCAAGGTATATTATAGATTCAAAGTCTACAATAAGAAAAACAGCTAAGGTTTTTGGTGTTAGTAAAAGCACAATTCATAAAGATATGACGGAGAGACTTCTAAAAATAAACCCTGAAATTGCAGAAGAAACTCATTCGATTTTAGAATTAAATAAGGCAGAACGACATATTAGAGGTGGAAAAGCTACACAAATGAAATATAAAATTATTGAATCTTAATAAGATTAAGACTATAATATAATATTAGTAGAATTATGTAAATACAGGTATTAATATGTATTATAGGAGTGAATAAGAAATGTGTTTTTGGAAAACAGGAACAGACCTTGCAATTGATCTAGGAACAGCAACTGTACTAGTTTATATGAAAGGTAAAGGAGTGATATTAAAAGAACCTTCTGTTGTAGCTATAAATAAAAGTAATAATAAATTGTTGGCTATAGGGGAAGAAGCAAGAAAAATGATAGGAAGAACTCCAGGAAATATAATTGCAGTAAGGCCATTGAGAGATGGAGTTATTTCGGATTATGATATAACACAAAAGATGCTAAAAGAATTGATAAAGAAAGCATGTGGGACACGTAGTATTAGAGCCCCTAAAGTGATTGTTTGTGTACCATCTCAAGCTACAGAAGTTGAAAAGAGAGCCGTTATTGACGCAACTATGAACTCAGGAGCTAAGACAGTTCATTTAATTGAAGAACCCTTAGCAGCAGCTATTGGAGCAGGGCTAGATATCACTAAACCAAATGGATGCATGGTAGTAGATATTGGCGGTGGTACTTGTGATATTGCAGTTATTTCATTAGGTGGAGTAGTAGTGAGAGAATCAATAAAAGTGGCTGGAGATAAATTTGATGATTCTATAATAAAATATGTACGAAATGAATATAAGTTAATGATTGGTGAGAAAACAGCTGAAGATTTAAAGATAAATATTGGTTCAGCATTTAAAAATTCAAGAAACCTAACATGTATGATGAAGGGGAGAAATCTTGTAACAGGGTTACCAGATGAAGTGGAAATTACCACAGAAGAAATAAGAAATGCAATAAGAGAACCTATAGAAATTATCGTTCAAACAGTAAAGAGAGTATTGGAAAAAACACCACCTGAACTAGCTTCAGATATAATAGAAAGAGGAATAGTAATGACCGGTGGAGGAGCGCTAATACATGGCTTAGATAAGCTGATAGAATTTAAAACAGGAGTGGTAACAATTGTTGCGGAGGATTCTGTTGAATGCGTTGCTAAAGGGACCGGTAAAGTACTTAGTTATATAGATAAGTTAGATAGTAAGATGAATTCACAACAAATAGTTTTCATAGAATAATGAAATAAATAACAGTCAAAATTATTAATTTTGACTGTTATTTATTTTTTAGAAGTAGGTATATCAAATAAAATAATATACTGAATATGTGACATATATTTGTGGGAAATGTGTATTAAAGATTAAACCATAGGAAATTGTCCACGATTTAAATTATAAGATTCAATAAATACTCTAGCTATAATTTTAGCCATATTCATAATAAAAGAAAGTCTTATACTATGTGAAAAAAAGAATTCAGAGTTATCACTTGAATCGACGATACCTATAACTGATGCAACTCCGACTTCTGGAAGCTCTTTTCCTACTCCTTTACCAGGGCGTATTGCATAGTCTCGTATACGAATATCTCCAATATCTTCAGCATCACCCAAACAAGCATCAACACCAATTATAGATGCGTTAGGATGGTTAGAATATATTTCATCTAAACGTTCATCAATATTTAAAGCATGAATTGGATGTGATAAAGTTCCATAAACAGGTAGTGGAAAAAAATTTTCTGTCAATATAGATCCAACTAAAGGACCTAGACAATCCCCAATGCATTTGTCAGTACCAATACAAACTATTACAGTGTCTTTAGTAATG
The DNA window shown above is from Clostridium beijerinckii and carries:
- the murA gene encoding UDP-N-acetylglucosamine 1-carboxyvinyltransferase, whose amino-acid sequence is MEKIIVKGVKELKGEVDISCAKNSILPIIAATILCPEPIVIDNAPRLEDVEVICKLLSELNCDVDISKLNNKLTIDTKNIVEMDANAELMRKMRASFLIMGPMLARFGYCKLSLPGGCNIGSRPIDLHLKGFKLLGADVIMGHGFVEVKAKKMIGSRIYLDFPSVGATENIMMASVFAEGTTIIENAAEEPEIWDLARFLNKMGAKIHGAGLGKITIDGVKNLKGINYTPIYDRIEAGTFMIAAAITNSKIKINGVNEEHLRPIIEKLKECGIIFSDYKNDSVIVDGRKSKKPLDIKTLPYPGFPTDMQAQMMSLLSVIEGVSVITETVFENRFMHVAELNRMGANIKIDGRTAIIEGVSKLTGCEVKATDLRAGAAMILSGLVAEGETEISDIYHIDRGYVNIEDKFRNLGAEIYRVNR
- the spoIID gene encoding stage II sporulation protein D; translated protein: MKIINIKTTNIKINSSIKIIIIMTLIIFTILITLPLIFLTVSKESVDIFKLNNENIVKSSEIVFPVNGRVKLYHKEEDSVEELDLEEYIMGVVASEVPANFNEEALKAQAIAARTFYMNKRNNPDKDAKNKGAEICDTTDCQVYMSKDERIAKWSSSQAGSNWNKIQKAVLDTKGQVLTYEDSLLEYPQFFATSSGRTEDAKDVFSMDVPYLKSEESKGEEIAPKYKTTVEIPINEFVDKINAKYKNANIKKSNIESLIKIEGYTESGSVKEIKVGNESIRGTEFRTLFNLNSTNFKLDFEKDIIKINCKGYGHGVGMSQWGANVMAKNGSTYEEILKHYYSGVEIQEIKYTH
- a CDS encoding M23 family peptidase, whose protein sequence is MDKKLKEKFGNLVRKEGFYIALFLCLCIIVTVGTVSYKMISNKNEVNKAEDINKDLALNSNNEEKTINEIPNAERVENVPDTSKNNIDKAKTEQSTTVSTTNIVKFSNPIDGVESRNYTYPTPVKMEEGIFRTIRGVNLETKIGTEVKAAAEGVVEVVENSGVEEGVVVEIKHANGLKTRYGNLDENVLVKKGDKVKVNQVIAKVGETAKVFSKEVFGEFLNLQVIDAKGEQVNPEKYFTLKSK
- the spoIIID gene encoding sporulation transcriptional regulator SpoIIID translates to MKDYIEERVLDVARYIIDSKSTIRKTAKVFGVSKSTIHKDMTERLLKINPEIAEETHSILELNKAERHIRGGKATQMKYKIIES
- a CDS encoding rod shape-determining protein (functions in MreBCD complex in some organisms) gives rise to the protein MCFWKTGTDLAIDLGTATVLVYMKGKGVILKEPSVVAINKSNNKLLAIGEEARKMIGRTPGNIIAVRPLRDGVISDYDITQKMLKELIKKACGTRSIRAPKVIVCVPSQATEVEKRAVIDATMNSGAKTVHLIEEPLAAAIGAGLDITKPNGCMVVDIGGGTCDIAVISLGGVVVRESIKVAGDKFDDSIIKYVRNEYKLMIGEKTAEDLKINIGSAFKNSRNLTCMMKGRNLVTGLPDEVEITTEEIRNAIREPIEIIVQTVKRVLEKTPPELASDIIERGIVMTGGGALIHGLDKLIEFKTGVVTIVAEDSVECVAKGTGKVLSYIDKLDSKMNSQQIVFIE
- the yyaC gene encoding spore protease YyaC, which gives rise to MIKPDINLNTMFSYNLTLEIKNYITKDTVIVCIGTDKCIGDCLGPLVGSILTENFFPLPVYGTLSHPIHALNIDERLDEIYSNHPNASIIGVDACLGDAEDIGDIRIRDYAIRPGKGVGKELPEVGVASVIGIVDSSDNSEFFFSHSIRLSFIMNMAKIIARVFIESYNLNRGQFPMV